From a single Raphanus sativus cultivar WK10039 chromosome 3, ASM80110v3, whole genome shotgun sequence genomic region:
- the LOC108844060 gene encoding uncharacterized protein LOC108844060, with translation MSILCCVPVIECVYCLGCSHWLWKKCMYSAGHESESWGLATSHEFDPIPRLCRFILAVYEDDLHNPIWAPPGGYGLDPHHVILKKDYDQTQGRVTPYMIYLDHENDAVVLAIRGLNLAKESDYALLLDNKLGQTKFDGGYVHNGLLKAAVWVFEEEREVLNRLLEENPSYSLTFVGHSLGAGVVSLLVLFLVQNSGRLGNIERNRIRCFAIAPPRCMSLHLAVSYADVINSVVLQDDFLPRTTTALEDVFKSIICLPCLLCLTCVKDTFTFEEKKLKDTRRLYAPGRLYHIVVRKPLRLGRYPPVVRTAVPVDGRFDQLVLSCNATADHAIIWIQRESQRALDLMVEEEAVMEIPVEQKIVRQKSVVEEHDEEYRAAMVKAASLNIPMSSPSPSYGTFHDTEEEGESSSAGGSPSMWSFKGMKRKWNRFVDRHFPIDDDDNDSGDMKEESPALLLL, from the exons ATGTCGATACTCTGTTGTGTCCCTGTGATTGAATGTGTATACTGCTTGGGCTGTTCCCATTGGCTGTGGAAGAAATGTATGTACTCAGCAGGCCACGAGAGCGAGAGCTGGGGATTAGCCACTTCCCATGAGTTCGACCCCATCCCTCGGCTCTGCCGCTTCATCTTAGCCGTCTACGAAGACGATCTCCACAACCCTATCTGGGCTCctcccggcggctacggcctcGACCCTCATCACGTCATCCTCAAGAAAGACTATGACCAGACTCAAGGCCGTGTCACCCCTTACATGATCTACCTGGATCATGAAAACGACGCCGTTGTGCTTGCCATCAGAGGGCTTAATTTGGCCAAGGAGAGCGATTACGCGCTTCTGCTTGATAACAAACTTGGCCAGACTAAGTTTGACGGAGGTTACGTTCACAACGGGTTGCTAAAGGCCGCCGTGTGGGTCTTTGAGGAGGAGCGTGAGGTTTTGAATCGATTACTGGAGGAGAACCCGAGTTATTCCTTGACCTTTGTTGGGCATTCTCTAGGTGCAGGGGTTGTGTCCTTGCTCGTCTTGTTTCTTGTTCAGAACAGTGGGAGGCTGGGGAACATTGAGAGGAATAGGATTAGATGCTTTGCTATTGCTCCTCCCAGGTGTATGTCTCTCCATCTAGCTGTCTCCTATGCTGACGTCATCAACTCTGTCGTTCTACAGGATGATTTCTTACCTCGGACTACCACAGCTCTGGAGGATGTCTTCAAGTCAATCATCTG CTTGCCATGCCTGTTGTGTCTCACATGTGTGAAAGATACATTCACATTCGAGGAGAAGAAGCTCAAGGATACAAGGCGTCTATATGCACCTGGTAGGTTATACCACATCGTTGTGCGCAAGCCCTTGAG ATTAGGAAGATATCCACCCGTTGTGAGAACAGCTGTTCCAGTTGATGGGAGGTTTGACCAGTTAGTTCTCTCATGTAACGCCACAGCGGATCACGCCATCATCTGGATTCAAAGGGAATCACAGAGAGCTCTCGAT TTGATGGTGGAAGAGGAAGCAGTTATGGAGATACCGGTGGAGCAGAAAATCGTGCGGCAGAAATCGGTAGTTGAGGAACATGACGAAGAATACAGAGCGGCTATGGTGAAGGCGGCTTCTCTGAACATCCCTATGTCCTCTCCATCACCTTCGTATGGAACATTCCATGAtacagaagaagaaggagaaagctCTTCTGCAGGAGGATCCCCATCCATGTGGTCCTTCAAGGGAATGAAAAGAAAATGGAACCGGTTTGTAGATCGTCATTTTCctattgatgatgatgataatgacaGTGGAGATATGAAAGAGGAATCTCCagctttgttgttgttgtag